Genomic segment of Prinia subflava isolate CZ2003 ecotype Zambia chromosome 4, Cam_Psub_1.2, whole genome shotgun sequence:
CTCCTAAAGTAAGAGCCCTTGATACACTGCCCTTCCAAGAAGAGGTCCCAAGTAGGACTGAGAGAAGTCTTACCTGTGTCCAGATCATTGCTATTGGCAGCTTCACGCAGCCTTTTCACAGCTGTGGAGGAAAGAATGCAGTTACTAGAAAGCACTGAGAAAAAAGGCACGTTTCCCTAATGAAACATCCCCGTGCTCGAGCACAAGTGCGGGGCCAAATCACGCTGCTACTGGCTCCAGAGAAAGGGACACAGATCAAGGCACAGAGTAAGAATCGTTCTCCTCGTCTTCTTCTGAAATTGGCCGCGGGCCCGCCCACTCCTGACGGGCACCTTCCCCTGGCAGGACGGGGGTGCCTTCCCCAGCCGCACACCGAGCACAGCCGACCTCCCTCCCGAAGCCCCGTGCGGAGCCGGCCGAAAGAGGGGCTGTTCCGGAGCGAACAGCGGCTCCACGCGCCCGCCGCTCACCGTGGGCCTCCTTGCCCGTCGGCCCCAGCCGGCGGTGGAGGCGGGCGGCCCTGCGCAGGCGGCGCGCCGGGATCTTGCCCGCGGGTTCCTCCCGCTGCCACAGGACATGCAGGTAACCGAGGGGTGCGCCCAATCCCAGTGGCGGCAGCGCAATGCGCGGCTGTGGCTCCGACTCTGGCCCCAGTCCCGGCTCCGGCTCTGACTCCGGTCCCGGTTCCGGCCCTGCGCCGGGCAGCCCATCAGCCCCACCGCCGCCCTCCATCCCGTCGCGGCCTGGGCCGGGATGGGCGGGGCGTCACCACAGCAACAGGGCGGGCCCGTCCTCTTGACCAATGGAAGGCGACGCAGCCCGTGCATGCAGCCAATGGGGAGGGAGCGGGAGGGAGAGAGGCGGAGCGGGAAGTGGAGGATGTGACCAGGAGAGCCTGACGGGCAGTTGTTTTCTCCAATCAGATAGAGAAGAGGACCATGGCCCGCCCATGAGGGCTCAGCGGGATGAAGACAGGCAGTTGTTTTAGCCAATAGAAGAGCTCAGCCTCTCCcgcccccgccctgcccctgtgcctgtgccgCGCCTGTCCCACGTTTCCGTCCGGAGCGCTTTCCGTGCCGCGCCGCCGCCATGGCCTACCCGGGGGAGGACTACGACAACGAGGTGCGGGCAGGGGggccggggggcgcgggggtcGTGTCCGGGCTGTTCGCGGGGACTCACTGCCGCCCTCTCCCCACAGGCCGCCTACGACCCCTATGCGTACTCCAACGACTATGATATGCACACGGGTAAGTGTGAGGGCCCCACGCCTCGGGCCTGCTTGCGCCCGGCTAGGTCTGtgggcccgggccgggctgtgcgGCCACTGCCTcactgctcctcttcctccacagGAGACCCAAAGCAAGACCTGGCCTACGAGCGCCAGTACGAACAGCAGACCTACCAGGTGATCCCCGAAGTGATCAAAAACTTCATTCAGTATTTTCACAAGACGGTGTCAGATCTCATTGACCAGAAGGTGTACGAGCTCCAAGCCAGCCGTGTCTCCAGTGATGTTATTGACCAGAAGGTGTATGAGATCCAGGACATTTATGAAAACAGGTACAATACTAACTGTGATCCCGTTAAAAGGAAAGGCTGACTACTACCTGTGCTGTTCCAAACTTGGGCATTCTCTGAAACGGTTTTGATTTGGttactgtggaaaaaaagaacccTAGATATTTCCGGCCCATTAGGCTAATGTAGGTATACACGAGTTGTGACCTGTCTGAAGGGGAGGGTCAGCCCTGGCCTAACAGGAAGGGAGGCTGCAAAAAGGGATCTCAGTGGTGCTAGTCAGGCAGTTTCCAGAAAGCTGTGAGGTGTAGCTTTTGTGTTTCTTCTCAACAGCTGCTTCCACTCCTGCTTGTAGCCGTGTCAACTTGACGTAAAGGGAATGTGGAAGTGACATATTTTGTGACGTGGAAGTGACGTCTGTTTTGTGCGTGAGGGATAAATTGAAGTGTCACTGCTTACTTTGCAATTCTCATTCTTTGCTTCAACACTGGACTTACTAACAGGGGTTGGTGGTGCTGCTCAGCTTCCACCAAGTCCAAGGTGTTGTCGTCATCTCTGATTCCAGCACTGTCATACTGAGTGAGAAGTAGCTTCTCATACTGCACGTGTGTCTATTTTTCAGCTGGACAAAACTGACAGAAAGGTTTTTTAAGAACACTCCGTGGCCAGAGGCTGAGGCCATTGCTCCTCAGGTTGGAAATGGTGAGTCTTCCACTTTCCCTTGGGTTGTCAGAGAGAGAAGGAATTGAATTCCTCCTGATCCTGAGTTAGCAGATGCGCAGTGTTGTTGCTGACTGAGTCAGTCACCTTTGTTCACTCTGGCAACTCCTTCAGCAGATGCCTGGCAAGAGGTCAGATGAGCAAAGTGTCTTTTTGTGCCTCCCTTTTATTGTTGTGGCAGGAGGCTGATAGGCCCTGTGCTTGCTAATATCCTCTTCTGTCATCTTTTCCAGATGCAGTTTTCCTGATCCTATACAAGGAGCTGTACTACAGGCACATCTATGCCAAAGTCAGCGTGAGTGTTGGCCCTGTGTCTTCTTGTGGGTTGCATGCTGGCTTCTCTATGCCACCAAACTTGACAAGTCTTGTTCCACTACAGTGTCAGTGGTCCCCTTATCTTTGCAAGGCAAGATTGGATGGGTTCATGAGCTGTAAGTCACACTGATTTTAGGGAAGCTTAAAATTCTTGCCTTTTGTTAGTTTAGTAAGGATTCACTGATTgctgaaaagcaagaaaaacttGATTGTCTGTCTGAGGCTTGTTAGCTTTCTGTTCAGGCTTGGTGGTGATGAGTGTGCAGGTTTCTCTGGTAGGTCAGATGAATTAGGAGACTGGATCTGAGTGTTCAGGAGGCTCTGTGCTGCTAAACAGCAAATGTAATGGTTAGTGAGTTAGGGAAGAAGGGGGTGTTGGAAGGTaactgaattttcctttttactgcTTATGTGTGTTTCTTTGTGGCTCCTCTTCAAATGAACAGGCAGTGAGGAAGGGATGTCACAACAGGAAGGTGCATTATTTGTTGTTAAAAACCTCACATGGGATCAGAGTGCCTTGCAAAAAGGGAAACATGGATACCATAAAGgatagaaaagaaggaaatgaaaggaatAATGTTCTGTGGAACAAAAGAAACTTTGCCTTTTGATTTTTTAAGTTGCTTTGGAATCAGTGAGAAAGTCTTGgttcttaaaggaaaaaatctcaACAGATGCCTGACTTACGGGTAAATAAGTAATAACTGCAGTTTTGCAGTGGACCAGAGGGTGGAGAAATGTGTGCTTTTAAAAGGCTGCTGTGTTAACCCAAGCCAGGCTTCAATGGGAGAAACTGGTTTCTCAAGCTGTGCTGTTAGTGATTCTCAGACTCACTGTCTCCAGCTGAAACAAGAACCAGCATGTCAAAGTTGATTGATTTTAATCAAAAATGATTGAAAGTTGACATCATTTAGAAATGATGTCCAGAAACAGAATTGTTGATCTATTAAGGCTTCTTaggagcagagaaggaaggaaagctgGTGAAGGTAATAGGAAGTTCTTGAATCTGAACAGCAGAGGGGAACAGGGAAGGTTAGTGCAGAATATTCACAGGAGGTTTGACTGCTCAACATCCTGTGAGAAGCTACCTATACAGGAAGACCCATCCCTGTTTTGTGGGACAACAGTGCTATAATTTCAGGTTTTCTGGGTGATGCTGGTGGGTGTCCTGGTTGAATGCTGGCTCTAGCACTCCTGAACAGGACCCTCTGCTATTGTGACTGTCCTTATGCTGTTGCCCATGAactccctcctgcccttcttGAAATGAAGCAGACTCTGCTGACTTCTCTTTGCAGGGGGGGCCCACGCTGGAGCAGAGATTTGAGTCCTACTACAACTACTGCAATCTCTTCAACTACATCCTCAGTGAGTTGCTGTAATTAATTTCTGGTTTGTGAATTTTGAAGAGAAAGAATGGATGGAGAGGGCAGAACTGAAGAAAGGGTCAGAAGAACTGCAACATGTTTATAAATAACAAAGGGAAAGGTAGTCTGTAAGCTCTCTGCATGTTTGAGTTTATTGAATGAAGAGCAATTTACATccattaatttaaaaccacaaaaaggagaaatagtTTCCAGTGCTTTCTGAAATACTGTAAAGAGTAAAACTTACTTATCTTTCTGTCTTGCTGAGAACTGATTTACCTATcttattaaaaagtaaaatgaagcAGTAAGCTGAAGAAAACTTGCAGTGTTTCACAACTGTTTGCTGTTGTTAACTCTCTTTGGAACAAATGTTAGTGTTTGTGACTCCCTGCCAGCCTCATGTGGAGAATGGATCAGTTAGGATAAacccctgcagcctgtgtgcAGCTTCTGAGAGTTGATGCTGCTGAGCTGTCACACTCTAGAGATTAACCCTGTGCATGTTCATAGTCTTTGAAATTGAGGTAGTTAAAGCTGCATATCTCAGCCCTACTGGAAGCTTAATTCAtctgctgctccatctcccatTTCAGGAAAATTCTTGTGTTCTCTAATTTGTCTGTTCTTCCAGTTCTGACGATGTTCTTGCTGAAGGTGTTAACCCTCTCATCTTTTCTCCTGCAGATGCTGATGGCCCTGCTCCTCTGGAACTGCCCAATCAGTGGCTCTGGGATATAATTGATGAATTCATATACCAGGTATGTGATTATAAAACTGGGCCATTTTGGAGTGGCCTTGCCTTTATTAATTGTATAAATTTTCCATCTCTTCCCTTGCTGTGATTTCCATAGCAAGGGTACAATTGCAGGTTGAAAATCTTTGGTGATCACTGTTACTCTTTTGTTAGCAGGTGGATGAAGAAGTTGTAAACGTACAGATTTTTAAGTTACAGGGTGCTCTTTGGGGAGTCCTGAACTTTTGTGCCTATTTCCCTTTCAGAAcaaaatttctgtctttcttaGTCAGTAGGGCCTTTATGCTTGCACTGAGAGACTGATGACCTGATTTGAAATAAGCTGTGGTCTGAGATCTTGacattaggaaatatttttccacttaCTGTTCTGAGTATAGCAGTACAGATCTCAAATGCTATTGGTTTTTCTCTTTAGAGAATATACTCCTATCTCTGTAACTTTTTATTATAGAGCTGTGTGGAATTCCTCAAGTGTTGTCTTCTCAATCTTGAGAACAAAAAGGACATGTGCATATAGGGGAAAAAGATGCATCTATGCAAACACATCTTACAATTTGGTCATTCTCTTTTCTACCTGTTCAGATAGCAAATTTGTGTTTAGATGTCCTTCCTAATTGTTTAAGAGATCCCTTTCTGCTTCCATCTGTCTCCTGACCTTTTCCCTCTGTACTGTATATTTTTTTAGGTACTTTAAAGGTTGTATAATCTACCATTTTGATTTCCATGTGATCTCACATTAAACGATTTTTTTTGATGCAACGTGTAGTTTATTGTAACGCACTTGTGTGAACAAGCTGTTCACACTAAGCTAAGCTTAGTGCGCTTAGCTGAGCATCTCCAAACAAGCTGCTCATCGTTGAATCTATGCTTTTTCCTGTAGTTCCAGTCTTTCAGCCAGTACCGCTGTAAAACAGCCAAAAAGTCTGAAGAGGAAATTGATTTTCTTCGTTCCAACCCCAAGATCTGGAACGTCCACAGTGTCCTTAATGTGCTGCATTCTCTGGTGGACAAATCCAACATCAACCGACAGCTGGAGGTCTATACAAGTGGAGGTGAGCTTTGGGTGGTGCCAAGCACCACTGGTGTCTGTGCTGCCTTGCTTTGATTTGAGCCAAGTTGCTTAACTTTGTTTGGGGGCTGGATCAAACCTATAATCCGTGGATGGATTGGCTGGGCACTGGTTCTGTTGACCTTAAGTGAGAAGTACTAGTGATTACAGTTCCTTGCTCTctttgttttaaacagaaaagtaTTGAAAGAGAAGCTTGCTTCCTTGGAGGATGGCATTGTGGTTCCTTTTTTCCCTAGGTGACCCTGAAAGTGTGGCTGGTGAATATGGGCGCCACTCCCTGTACAAGATGCTGGGCTATTTCAGCCTGGTTGGGCTGCTGCGTCTGCACTCTCTGCTGGGAGATTACTACCAAGCCATCAAGGTGCTGGAGAACATTGAGCTCAACAAGAAGGTAATACAACACGTTTTAACCCTTCTCTTGCAGTCTTCCAAATGCCTCTGTTCAAGCGTGCTGGTGAAAAATTGCTGTACTGAATCTTCCAGCTGAGGAACTGTTTGTATCTGCTGTAGTTGTCAGGAGCTTTGTGGCTGACCACAGCTGGAGCTTTGGCATTAAATCAAGCCATATGATAATGCCTGATGCTGTTGCAGCACAATTGCCCAGTTTTTTAGGAGGTTTGCTGTGTTGTGCAAGGCAGTGTTGTTACAGAGAATACTGCTGGAACTGCAAGTGGTAGTGCAGTGGTAACTACCTGAACACAACCTTTGTCAATGGCTCTTTCTTGTATATTTGACTTCTGTTCTCATTGTGCCTGCTCCCACCTAGGCTGTTTTTGCCTTAGAATTGAATGCTGCTTGTGGCTAATAAAAGTTCAGCTGCAATGGGTTTGGGCCAAGGCTTGGCACAGATCTACATACATGCTGTCTGGCACAGGATATGGAGTGAAATAGGGGGAAAGGGAACTGAGCAGAGCAATGTTAGGCACAGAGCAAGAGTCCTCTCCTTGCAGGAAGCTGAAACTGGAAAACATAGGAAATGGGATGAACTAATAAAATAgtgaggaagctgctgcagggatgggtgggaggTGAGGTATCCTGCATTAACCCTCTCCTTTCACCCAGTTTGGGATTGGAGTGaaagcagaggtggctggatTGTGGCTAACAAGGGGTTTGGATTGTTTCCGCTCTAACATAGCATGTTACTCCTTTCTTCTCAGAGCATGTACTCCCGGGTGCCTGAGTGCCAGGTGACCACCTATTACTATGTGGGCTTCGCATACCTGATGATGCGGCGTTACCAGGATGCCATCCGTGTCTTTGCGAATATCCTCCTCTACATCCAGAGGACAAAGAGCATGTTTCAGAGGACAACCTACAAGTATGAGATGGTAAGAGATGGAATAGACTAGACTTCCCAAAAGAAAAAGCTACTGTCTTCTTACCTGTTCCTCCTCTATCACCTGATAGCTTGTCCAGCTTTATTATCCTGGATTTTGCTGGTGATGGTGACTGGGGATCCTCTGAACTCCTTTGCCATGTGTGACAATATTTTCTCTTAGCTACGTTACTAGTTACTTTGGGTGTTCCTCATACCCTCATGTCCCAGGTCCATCTGCACTCTAACTCTAGGCAGGGTTGTTAATGAGTATCATCTGCTGATGATACTCTTGTTGATGCTCCTTCAGacttaattttgtttctaattcAGTGCTGCACTTCAGGTTACTGCCATTGTCAGATATATTTCCATTATCTGATAAACATTCACAGACATGACTGTAACAAAGCTCCTTTCTCTTTCTACATAAGCTGTCTAACCTCTTGATTTTGGTGCCTATTTAACCTCCTGTCTCCTTTTTATCCTTATGATTAATTCCTGACTCATTGTTTAGCCAAATCTTGCCAGTCTTAGTTCTGTAACACTTCAAAAAGTTGCTGTGTCTGTTTCAGCCACACAGCTGTCCATTTCATCCCACACTCAAATAAATCCTCTTTTCTTCACTGACCTCCCTGATAACTGTCCCTTGCCAGGAGATGGTCGTTAAACTATCTGCCTTCCCTTCTCTGCATGTCCTTGTAGCAAAACAGTCAAATGCGCTTCTGGCCCTCTGGATTCTGCATGGCTCTGGATGCACTTACTCTGCCCCTTCCTCTTGTTCAGCcctctcttttatttctaaaagcCTTGATATGTCATTCATCCATTTGCTTTGCTCAGAGGCACTGCTTCTTTGTGCTGTCCCCGTTGAGCATTAGGACCATCAGTGCTCTGTGTAAAGCATCTTCCTCTGCAAAGTGCAGCTTCCAGCTCCCTTGGGCACCCTAAAACCTGAGCGCACTGTGGTGCTGACAGGCTCTCCTCTGTGTCTCAGATCAACAAGCAGAATGAGCAGATGCACGCGCTGCTGGCCATCGCCCTCACCATGTACCCCATGCGCATAGACGAGAGCATCCACCTGCAGCTGCGCGAGAAGTATGGGGACAAGATGCTGCGCATGCAGAAGGGCGACGCGCAGGTCTATGAGGAGCTCTTCAGTTACGCTTGCCCCAAGTTCCTCTCTCCTGTGGTGCCCAATTATGACAATGTGCACCCCAACTACCACAAggagcccttcctgcagcagctcaaggTCTTCGCTGATGAAGTTCAGCAGCAGGCCCAGCTCTCAACCATCCGTAGCTTCCTCAAGCTCTATACCACCATGCCTGTGGCAAAGCTGGCTGGCTTCTTAGACCTCACAGAGCAGGAGTTCCGTATCCAGCTGCTTGTCTTCAAGCACAAGATGAAGAACCTGGTATGGACCAGTGGCATATCTGCCCTGGACGGAGAGTTCCAGTCTGCCTCTGAGGTTGACTTCTATATTGACAAGGTTGGTATCTGCCACTTGCTGGCTAGGAAATTCTTTAACCCAGCAAATTCTGAAATTGGCAGCACCtagttttgttccattttgtGGGAGACATTCCTTCTTCCTTTGCCATTTGACAAAGCCATTTGTCTTGGCTGCCCGCGATGAAGTTATAACTCTGCATAAAAGGAATGTCAGTGGATGAGAAGTGATGGAATATCATGGGCAGCTTTGGCAGCCAGAAAACCTAGAAAACAAGCACTTCCCCAGGACAGAGGGAGCTGCTTGTCAGTGTTCTGGGAAGTGATAATTGAGTGACAGATAGTGCTGCTGTTTGTGCGTCAGGTGGGATTGTCCTTGTAGATGTCCCCCACATCTCTCCTTTGTTTGACAAAGCAGAGATGTTGCTTGTTCATGTTACAGGTCTGCTTTGCACTGGAACAGCGTTTAGTTGTGGCTGCTCTAGGAGGAATCTAAATACAATGTGTGGGGCTATCACCATCTGCCCTTGGAGCTCCAGCAGAAGCAAGAGTCTTGTAGGGCTTTAATCAAAGAAGATAGCAGTAACTGTTAGGTTCCTTGCTAGAAAGGAGACTAGGTTGTCCTGTGTTCTTGATCCTTATAGCAAACCTCTTCTTGCAAGGTCTTATGCCATGTCTCAGGTCAGCTCTTGTGGCATATAGCATGACTGAAAAGAGGAAAGCATGAACTGGGGTTGGAACTGTCAAACTGCTGcaaggaagacaaaaaaagagtGTGTAAGAATGTGGGAAGTGAATACAACATGAACTGGGGATCCATCCCAGGCAAAGGTATGAGGGAGGGCAGCCCAAGGAGAGCTGGGTGGGTGGCATGGGACTAGCACAGGTCAGATATGTGTGATGCTGAACCATGGCTGAGGTGAAGCCCCTTAGGTTGATCTTTATGTTTGGCAGTTCTTGCTGTCTCCCTGCTAGTAGAGCAGTCATTTTCCTAATCTCATCCTGTTCTCTTCCCAGGACATGATCCATATTGCAGACACAAAGGTTGCTCGACGCTACGGGGACTTCTTCATCCGACAGATCCACAAGTTTGAGGAGGTGAGGCCTGGGCGGGAGGGCTGTGTAACTCGGTAGGAAATGTGGAGCAATCATTGGTCTGTGCAGGCTCTCAAGGGTCCACACTTGTGTGAGACAGCTGTGTAATTCCATGCTGGACTTAGCCCTGGCTCTGAAAGGCACTGGGCAAAGGCAGGTGTTcgaagcagcagctgctggcctcTGAGGAATGGTATGTTTTTGTGAGAAGTGCTCAGTTAAGCCACAGTGGAAAAGGAACAGAGTTTTAATGTCCAGGGATGCTGTGCTGATTCCCTTGTCTCTAGATAAATGTGGTATCCCTGTCAATAACATAACCAAAATCATATCTCTAACTTCATAACTATGGCTCTAGAAAATGACCTCAGAGATTTCTGGAGCATAGATGGCTTCAGCATTGAGCTTGGCCAGGAGGTGACATTCTGTTACTGCTCCATTCTCTCCCAAAGGAGGTTGTTCTCCACTGGAAATTCAGAGGGCAAAATTCTGAGATTTGGGCACTTAATACAGGATTGTGAtactgctgctgcaggtttggatcctttctttcccccacaTCTTCCTCTGCTGTCTTGGGGAGCAGAGAGTTAGTTCTACTTACTCCCCTTCTACTTGACACACTGTATTTGCTCAAGGGCTCTCGTCAGAGAGTTGGAGAGGAAGGAGTTAAGAGGCATTGGATAAGGTCTGCTGAGGGGAACAGCAGTGTGTATCAATCACTGTGTAATTTTCTGACCTTTGCTTTCTCTAATTCCAGCTGAACCGAACATTGAAGAAGATGGGCCAGAGACCCTAATGTGGATGCAGTACAGGCCTGGGCAGAGAAGTGGATGGGAGAGATTATTCTCTGTGTTGAGGGAGGGAAGCTCAGGGTTCTGGCATTTCTGGAATCTCCTGTGACTCAGAAggtattttgtatttaaatattcagaTTTGTTTGGCTCAAACTATCCTATGAAGGACAAGACATCTAATAAATAAGTGGAATTTTCCTGATGAGCATTTGtactcatttatttttcctctgtggaaGAATATAACTGCATCTGGAGACACGGGCAGATGCCGTTGGCTTGTGCTCTTGTTGGTTTGTGTTGTTGCAGGTAACAATAGGGAACGGATCTGTTTAGGTGCTCTGTACATTCACCTTGCACAGCAAATGGGGAAGGCTGCAGAACTGATTGACAGGAAGGAAATGAGCTGTCCACAGTGTCTTCACAGGATATGGAAAGAGATACAAGCTAATACTATTCCTTTTAGCTTTTACCCTCTGCATTGAATAGACCTGAGTTGTAGTTACATTCTTAGAAGGTTacatgtttgccttttctccgctctattttattttagttgctATGGAGTAGAAATGCTCCAAAGTGAATTGTCATGTTTTTAAAGGAGGGGGagcatttttgtaaatattgaaCCAATATTAACTGGTCATCTGATGAAATGTCCTTGCTGCAggttgtgttttatttcagcagaaGTGATGCCTGAGACCTGGCTGTTAATTTAATCAAGTTCCTCTGGAAGACTCCCCAAGGGCCTTTAATTTATTAAAACcctttaaatgcaaattttccCTGCTGCAAATTTGGAGTGCCTtgaaaaaggaggggggaaaagttTGGAAACAAGTCacataaaaggaaatcaggaCCTGCAAGTATTGGGGAAGAGAACACAAAGAATGAATCCCATCCCTCCACACCCTCTCTCCCTTTTGCCATCTTTAAGTGGTTTGGTGTTTGAGTGGTAGAAACAGGTGCAAGAGGAAAACCTGCATGTGTAATAGAAAGCTACCCAAAGTGTGTTTCAGATACACCATCTGCCTCTTTGTACCTCTCCCTCTCATTCCTTTTCACTGAGAATGGGGTTCTAGCAGTCTGATTTGGCTGTGTGATTCTGTTTAAATGAAGGAAATAATTAGCCTTTGTTGGATTATATTCTGTGTTTGAATGAGGGTCAGGTTTCCAGTGTCCTAGATACTGCTGAAAAGTAAACTCTGTTTCCCATCACAAAGTCAAGTAACTCAGGCAGGCAGGGTACAGACAACACAGTGAGATTAAATGGGCAATTCCTGTTGGCTTTCTACCTGCTGATTTTGGTGTTATGGATGCTAGGAGCTCACTGTCTCCAGTTCTGGAGGGTTTGAGGCAGCAATATCATTAGGACATTAAAAGACTGAGATGCCACTGCATTGCAGCAGCCCATGGGGAGCTATGTTCATATCAAGCAGAATCTGATCCGTTTTGATTTtgacttttccttctgtgtatttgccaacagcagcacagtAAGCATAGCTGTCAACAGCAACTGCCCTATTTTACTCTCCGAAGCCTAAATCTTTCCCAGGATGTGCTCAGGTGGATGTGATAGACAATGAGAACCCTGGCAGGTATCTCCATGATCAACTCCAATTCATAGCATAGCAAAAGAATCAGGTGTGTTACTGGGATTTTAATATCTGGTTGACATGTCGGAATTACAAATTTTTAGGGCTTATTTGTATCATCTGAAACACTCCAGTGGTTACAGGCTGTTCTCAGGTCTGTGAATATCCTGCTGCTTTGTCTCTGTCTGCCAGAGCAGCTTCCAGAGGATGCACAGAGACCATCCACTGATCCGCCTGGCTCCACGCCTTCTCTGCGGGACTGCCGAAGGTTAACTGAGCAGGACTGGCCCTTGGTGGAACGAAGCCAGGAGGAGCCTGCAGCTCTCACTGGGTGGGAAGATGGGCTCAGCGAGCTGCGGTGCCTGGCACTGCTTGAAGCCGGAGGAGTGCAGGGTGTTCAGCAGCATCAACAGAGCCCCACTGGTGCTGGGAAGGTGCTCCGGAGGGAGGTGGGGT
This window contains:
- the EIF3L gene encoding eukaryotic translation initiation factor 3 subunit L produces the protein MAYPGEDYDNEAAYDPYAYSNDYDMHTGDPKQDLAYERQYEQQTYQVIPEVIKNFIQYFHKTVSDLIDQKVYELQASRVSSDVIDQKVYEIQDIYENSWTKLTERFFKNTPWPEAEAIAPQVGNDAVFLILYKELYYRHIYAKVSGGPTLEQRFESYYNYCNLFNYILNADGPAPLELPNQWLWDIIDEFIYQFQSFSQYRCKTAKKSEEEIDFLRSNPKIWNVHSVLNVLHSLVDKSNINRQLEVYTSGGDPESVAGEYGRHSLYKMLGYFSLVGLLRLHSLLGDYYQAIKVLENIELNKKSMYSRVPECQVTTYYYVGFAYLMMRRYQDAIRVFANILLYIQRTKSMFQRTTYKYEMINKQNEQMHALLAIALTMYPMRIDESIHLQLREKYGDKMLRMQKGDAQVYEELFSYACPKFLSPVVPNYDNVHPNYHKEPFLQQLKVFADEVQQQAQLSTIRSFLKLYTTMPVAKLAGFLDLTEQEFRIQLLVFKHKMKNLVWTSGISALDGEFQSASEVDFYIDKDMIHIADTKVARRYGDFFIRQIHKFEELNRTLKKMGQRP